A window of Pseudoalteromonas sp. MEBiC 03607 genomic DNA:
CAATATTTCCTGACCAACCGGGATCAATACGATGTGCAGTTACATGTACCATCAAGCCAAGTCGTGCTAATGATGAACGACCATCTAACCAACCTACAATATCAGCAGGTAAAGTTACTTTTTCATAGGTAATTGCCAAAGCTAATTCACCTGGATGAAGGAAAAAAGCTTCTTCTTCAGCAAGCACAATTTCATCACTCATAATGGATTCCATCGCCTTGTTTAGCTGATCTTTTGGACCACTTAAGTCAACATAAGCTGCGGTATGATCTTGGAAAACTCGAAATTTATTGCCCAAACGCAAGTCCACCGTCACACCTGAAATCATTTCTTTACTCGGTGTAGGCTCAATAACTATACGGCCTTGGTCAATATACTGCTGAATATGGGTATCTGATAATCTCATTTATTATTCTACCTAAAACAACTTAAACATATGATTTTAAGCTGAAAAAACACGCTAAGCTTAAACTTAAAAACACAAAGAGTTTATTGTGTAGCAGTTAAGCAAAATGGAATGGACATAGTGTGACATATATTACACAAATCAGCAGCGTGTTGCGCTAATAAATCTCGATTAAATAAGTCTTCTCAGGTAACAACATCAGCTGTTTCTGATTTATCTGAAGTCATGAGTTTTGTTCTAATTGCCGAATTATAGGGAGAGTGAGGATAAGTTGTTATGGATTACGTTATTTTATCCGTAATAACATTGCCAGCATGTGTTGTTGCTATTTTAATCGCCAAACACTACGCTAAAAAACAAGAAATTTGGCACGGCTTTCTCGTCTTCATTGGCTCATTGTTACTAACAAGCTGGTCGGTGGTTGGCCTAGTCGCAAACGAAACTTTCTTTTTCCCGCTACCTTCATTACTCACCATGGTCTTTTATCTTTATTGTTATGGTGAAACCGACATTGTGTTTATGCCCAATTTATTAATTAACCCCGGCATTGCTATTTTCTGCTATTTTTCAGCTTACTTTTTCAGTCGCAATAAACTTTTTTAAGCACTGTGTATCCTTTTTATATTTACTAAAATAAAAAGCCGCTCATTGAGCGGCTTTGGTTCTCATTAGGGTTCATATGAGATTAAAAGCTATAACGTGCACCGATTGTGTAACGAGGTCCGTATTGACGAGCAAATAAGAACTGCTCTTCATAACGGCCATAACCACGTTCAGTTTCGTTGTTAAGGTTTATACCTTCAAAGAAAACTGTCATGTTTTCATTAATGTCGTAGTTAACGCTTAAGTCCCATTGACCAAACGTATCGCCAAATTGTGGCGGTGCATCAGATGAGCCTTGCGCTTGACCAACACCAATCAAGTACGAATCACGCCAAGCGTAAGTAACTTTAACTGACAAGCCGTCTTTATCGTAGAATGCTTGGAA
This region includes:
- the dcd gene encoding dCTP deaminase, producing MRLSDTHIQQYIDQGRIVIEPTPSKEMISGVTVDLRLGNKFRVFQDHTAAYVDLSGPKDQLNKAMESIMSDEIVLAEEEAFFLHPGELALAITYEKVTLPADIVGWLDGRSSLARLGLMVHVTAHRIDPGWSGNIVLEFYNSGKLPLALRPMMKIGAMSFETMTSPAENPYNIRKDAKYKDQNSAVASRISDDNK